In Pelosinus sp. UFO1, one genomic interval encodes:
- a CDS encoding asparaginase: MSEVLLHYTRGGKVESVHRADVAVVDVTGKMVWEFGDGKRPMFWRSAAKPFQLLPFVEQGGVEKFKITEEEIAFMVSSHSGEAEHVALAHALLAKIGLTIEALACGPAKPMSSKMAKELMVQKQPFQVVHNACSGKHSGMLALAQMLQVAIAGYTELTHPVQQMMYQAVADSVRMQKETVETGIDGCGVPVFYLPLYNMALAYARLAKPEEGQWGQSEKSVRLIRDAMLAHPHVVAGTKRFDTVLMNVTKGRILAKIGSEAVYCLASVPDGLGVTFKIDDGSYRAVNPAGIAILKKLDLLSSAEYQTLVEQFPPVLKNHRGDVIGTVEATI, encoded by the coding sequence GTAACAGGGAAAATGGTATGGGAATTTGGGGATGGCAAGAGACCGATGTTTTGGCGCTCGGCTGCCAAGCCTTTTCAATTATTACCTTTTGTAGAACAAGGCGGCGTAGAAAAATTTAAGATAACAGAAGAAGAAATTGCTTTCATGGTTTCTTCTCATAGTGGGGAAGCAGAGCATGTTGCTTTGGCGCATGCCCTTTTGGCGAAAATAGGTTTAACGATTGAGGCATTGGCCTGCGGTCCAGCCAAGCCAATGAGTAGTAAAATGGCCAAGGAATTAATGGTGCAAAAGCAGCCTTTTCAGGTAGTACATAATGCTTGTTCAGGTAAGCACAGTGGTATGCTGGCTCTTGCTCAAATGTTACAGGTTGCGATAGCAGGATATACAGAACTAACGCACCCGGTTCAACAAATGATGTACCAGGCTGTTGCTGATAGTGTAAGAATGCAAAAAGAAACAGTGGAAACAGGAATCGATGGCTGCGGTGTCCCCGTCTTTTATTTGCCGCTTTATAATATGGCATTGGCTTATGCTCGCTTGGCTAAACCCGAGGAGGGCCAATGGGGTCAAAGTGAGAAGTCGGTACGTCTGATTCGTGACGCTATGCTAGCCCATCCTCACGTTGTGGCAGGTACGAAGCGTTTTGATACCGTTCTTATGAATGTTACTAAAGGCCGTATTTTAGCTAAGATAGGTTCTGAAGCAGTGTATTGCTTAGCATCAGTACCAGATGGATTGGGTGTGACCTTTAAAATTGATGATGGAAGTTACCGTGCGGTTAATCCAGCTGGAATAGCTATATTGAAAAAGCTCGATTTACTTTCTTCAGCGGAGTACCAAACTTTAGTGGAACAGTTTCCTCCTGTGCTAAAAAATCATCGTGGCGATGTAATCGGTACGGTAGAAGCAACAATATAA